DNA sequence from the Orcinus orca chromosome 2, mOrcOrc1.1, whole genome shotgun sequence genome:
GCGGGCTCCGCGCTTACCGCGTCCCGGGGCTCAGGCGCCTGGCGCTGCCGCTGGGGCCATGGCCGCGGGCGCACTCGGGGCtcggaggcggcggcggcagtTGCAGCGGGACGGCCGCGCCCAGCGCGCTCGGCTCCCGGCTCGGCCGCGGCCACCCGAAGCTTTGGACGCAGGGGAGGAAGGGCCAGGCCCGCGCGGGGAGGAGGAGCCAGGGCGACGCCGGCCCGGGCGCGGCTCCTCCTCCGCGGCCCGCGCAGCTGGGGCCGCTGAGGGAGGAGCGCTGGGCGCCGCCCGGGCCCTCGCGGGGTCCGTCCCCCCTACTCCACCCCTTCCACGGGGACTGCGCCTCTGGTGGCCGGAGCACGGGGGAGTCCGGTCCCGGCTTGGCTGTGACCCTGGGGCGCTCGCCTCGGAGATTTGAACTTGGAAGCTCCGGTGCTTGCCGGGGCGCATATGGAGGAGGTCAGCAGAGGTCGACCCCCTTCCGGATAGCTTCTCCTTCCTTACAAAGGCACCTGCACAAACCCCTCTGTGCCTAGGACACCCGGCCTGCAAC
Encoded proteins:
- the LOC125963563 gene encoding translation initiation factor IF-2-like translates to MGTRASVISICKGPALTKARLLGAAVRILPARRPALPDRPLLRLPHRPLPAGSAWSAPARAGRRATRFLAAAPCSRPAGTTTARPQPGRGSPSLFRCLGRQGAQGLAHSAGAARGLRAPPGRGAGVRGSGLRAYRVPGLRRLALPLGPWPRAHSGLGGGGGSCSGTAAPSALGSRLGRGHPKLWTQGRKGQARAGRRSQGDAGPGAAPPPRPAQLGPLREERWAPPGPSRGPSPLLHPFHGDCASGGRSTGESGPGLAVTLGRSPRRFELGSSGACRGAYGGE